In candidate division WOR-3 bacterium, the genomic window TCAATATTAATAATCTTAATTTATATTTTAATATTAATAATCAGTTTTGGTTAAATGCACTTAATATTTTTGGCCAGAGTACGATTTGGTGTAACTTCTTAGTTATGTAGTATTCTTTAAAGCATTCAATCGGACAATATTGGAGTTTATTCCAATTTTCTCTTGGGCAAGATAGTGATAAAATTATTTACTATAGTACTTTTTATAAGTTAGACAAAATCGTATCAATTTATTTTATTACATTATATTTTTTACCGACTTTAGTGAATGCTTCGATTGCTTTATCAATATGTTCTTTTTCATGAGCCGCAGAGATTTGGACTCGGATTCTTGCTTGTCCTTTAGGAACCACCGGATAGAAAAATCCAATCACGTAAATACCTTCATAGTATAGATCTCGGGCAAAATCTTGCGAAAGTTTTGCATCATATAACATAATTGGCACAATCGGGTGTATGCCGGGTTTTATGTCAAAACCGCGTTCAGTCATTTCTTTTCGAAAATACATCGTATTTCTTTCAAGTTTGTCTCGTAGAGCAGTTGTTTCGGAAAGCATATCAATTACTTGGACAGTTGTTGCTGCGATAATTGGTGAAAGGGTGTTAGAAAACAGATAGGGCCTTGACCGCTGACGAAGCATTTCAATAATTTCTTTTCTTCCTGATGTGCATCCTCCAGACGCACCACCCATTGCTTTACCAAAAGTTGTAGTGATTATATCTATTCTGTCCATTACACCACAATATTCGTGTGTTCCCCGACCTGTTTTGCCAATAAAACCAGTAGCATGAGAATCATCAATCATTACTAAGGCATCATATTTATCTGCCAGTTCACAAATATCAGGTAATTTTGCGATATCACCATCCATTGAAAAAACTCCATCAGTAGCAATCATTCGGAAACGGTGTTTTTGGGTATTCTTTAAGTGTTCTTCAAGTTCTTTCATATCAGAATGGGCATAACGAAATCTTTCGGCTTTACATAATCTAATGCCATCAATTACTGAAGCATGATTTAACTGGTCGGAAATTATAGCATCTTGTTCATTAAGCAAGGCTTCAAATAAACCGCCATTGGCATCAAAACATGATGAGTATAGAATTGTCGCATCGGTCTTAAGAAATTCACTGATTTTTCGTTCTAAAGTGCGGTGGATGTCTTGCGTTCCACAGATAAATCTAACAGATGACATTCCATAACCCCATTTATCAATCGCTTCACGGGCGGCTTGAAGAACTTTGGGATGACTGGATAATCCCAGATAGTTATTGGCACAAAAGTTTAAGACTTCTTTTGGCTCAGCACCAGAAGGATATTCAACTTTAATATCTGCTCCTTGAGGTGTTAAAATATATCTTTCTTCTTTATACAAACCTTGCTCTTTTACGGAATTTAATTCTTGTTGTAGATATTCTTGAAATCTTCCATATGCCATCAATACCTCCTATTAAGAAGAATACCAAAAATTAGTAAACAGGATGGAGATTACAAATAATTTGTTATCTCTTTTTATCTTACTTTTCATTGTATCTATTTT contains:
- the kbl gene encoding glycine C-acetyltransferase, which produces MAYGRFQEYLQQELNSVKEQGLYKEERYILTPQGADIKVEYPSGAEPKEVLNFCANNYLGLSSHPKVLQAAREAIDKWGYGMSSVRFICGTQDIHRTLERKISEFLKTDATILYSSCFDANGGLFEALLNEQDAIISDQLNHASVIDGIRLCKAERFRYAHSDMKELEEHLKNTQKHRFRMIATDGVFSMDGDIAKLPDICELADKYDALVMIDDSHATGFIGKTGRGTHEYCGVMDRIDIITTTFGKAMGGASGGCTSGRKEIIEMLRQRSRPYLFSNTLSPIIAATTVQVIDMLSETTALRDKLERNTMYFRKEMTERGFDIKPGIHPIVPIMLYDAKLSQDFARDLYYEGIYVIGFFYPVVPKGQARIRVQISAAHEKEHIDKAIEAFTKVGKKYNVIK